One genomic region from Leptospiraceae bacterium encodes:
- a CDS encoding PAS domain S-box protein — protein sequence MLKPGKPDNEKERLRDLYSYDILDSPSEESFNRITRLARKYLNIPISLISLIDENRQWFKSKDGLSVSQTERDISFCAHAILEDSTFVVKDASKDERFYDNPLVSSGVKIRFYAGTQLKTPEGYNIGTLCVIDYKSRNLTFDEKSVLEDLGKIVINELELRKKYIAEKKTSVDILRRKIFYKSILDSTNDSIVVMNENGIIQEVNESTKKIFMYSREELIGQNVNILMPEPYKSEHDGYISDYLNTGFKKVIGKFRELKAIKKNGEVFPCELSVNEVKIEEESFFTGVLRDLTELNLSRKKQERQLEGMKVLNQIASVQDLGFEQLLQIVSDYLKLPIGMISNIENSLYTIEYCISFIPSFAPERKSYSLEDTYCNFCIKERNVFAIENIHNSEYISFPCYEIFRFESYIGIPIFLNEAIIGTVSFASIKPFSRKFDEADEEFFRMLSKLLSSIMIQHNMNEKLRRSEERLKRGQNFANIGTWDWNIQTGELYWTEKIAPLFGYPEGELETSYENFLRALHPEDREKVVKAIDACIYSDVDYYIEHRVLWPNGKIRWLLEKGDVLRNEEGEPVQMLGVVQDITHIKEAEQALLKSKEEANQANRAKSEFLSSMSHELRTPLNAILGFSQLLELNTREPLREKQKTYVSQILNGGNYLLALINDVLDLTKIEAGRISLSMEPIELKKVIEDCLALAHTLATKRSVRIHTHLETPSSLFVMADFTRIKQVLLNLLSNAVKYNHKEGSVIIKTKILDDEYVRIQVDDSGFGIPEEKHKDLFQSFSRLGQEKSQIEGTGIGLVITKKIIEAMNGRMGFSSEGGKGSSFWFELKYTIKIKDSPEASLPYDKSISIGVEKKRLIIYIEDNPANIVLMEEVIGNYPGLQLMSIHNAELGIELIIKEKPDLVIMDINLPGMSGIEAIEKIKMNPDIKDIPVIALSANVTFSDSRKGKELGFMEYIAKPIKVNELLFTLQKVLNI from the coding sequence ATGTTGAAGCCTGGAAAGCCAGATAATGAAAAAGAACGATTGAGAGATTTGTATTCGTATGATATACTCGATTCTCCTTCTGAAGAATCCTTTAACCGGATTACAAGACTTGCCAGAAAGTATTTAAATATTCCTATTTCTCTCATTTCCTTGATAGATGAAAATAGGCAGTGGTTTAAATCGAAGGATGGATTAAGTGTAAGTCAAACAGAAAGAGATATTTCCTTTTGTGCCCATGCCATCCTGGAAGACTCCACTTTTGTAGTGAAAGACGCTTCTAAGGATGAACGTTTTTATGATAATCCTCTTGTAAGTAGTGGAGTAAAAATTCGGTTTTATGCCGGTACTCAGCTTAAAACACCGGAAGGATACAATATCGGTACGCTCTGTGTAATTGATTATAAAAGTAGGAATCTTACTTTTGACGAAAAAAGTGTTCTCGAAGACCTTGGCAAAATTGTTATTAACGAACTTGAACTCAGAAAGAAATATATAGCCGAGAAAAAAACATCTGTAGATATTTTACGCAGGAAGATTTTTTATAAGAGTATATTGGATTCTACAAATGATTCCATTGTTGTAATGAATGAAAATGGTATAATACAGGAAGTGAATGAATCTACTAAAAAAATATTCATGTATTCGAGAGAAGAACTTATCGGCCAAAATGTAAATATTTTAATGCCAGAACCCTATAAGTCGGAGCACGATGGCTATATTAGTGATTATTTGAATACTGGTTTTAAGAAGGTTATCGGGAAGTTTAGAGAGTTAAAAGCCATCAAAAAAAATGGAGAAGTTTTTCCCTGTGAACTTTCCGTGAATGAAGTAAAAATAGAAGAAGAATCTTTTTTTACAGGTGTTCTGCGGGATTTAACAGAACTAAATCTGAGTAGAAAGAAGCAAGAAAGGCAATTGGAAGGTATGAAAGTCTTAAACCAGATTGCTTCCGTTCAAGACTTAGGGTTTGAACAATTATTACAGATAGTTTCTGATTATTTAAAGCTTCCTATAGGAATGATTAGTAATATTGAAAATTCATTATATACTATTGAATACTGTATCTCTTTTATACCTTCTTTTGCTCCGGAAAGAAAGAGCTATAGCTTAGAAGATACGTATTGTAATTTTTGTATAAAAGAGAGGAATGTATTTGCTATTGAAAATATACATAATTCAGAATATATCTCTTTTCCATGTTATGAAATTTTTCGCTTCGAATCCTACATTGGAATTCCTATTTTTCTGAATGAAGCCATAATCGGAACCGTAAGTTTTGCTTCCATAAAACCCTTTTCCCGTAAATTCGATGAAGCAGATGAAGAGTTTTTTCGAATGCTTTCAAAACTTTTGTCTTCAATAATGATTCAACATAATATGAATGAAAAGTTACGAAGAAGTGAAGAAAGGTTAAAGCGGGGACAGAATTTTGCAAATATTGGAACCTGGGATTGGAATATTCAAACAGGAGAGCTCTACTGGACGGAAAAAATTGCTCCCTTATTCGGATATCCGGAAGGAGAATTAGAAACCAGTTATGAAAACTTTTTGAGAGCTCTTCATCCGGAAGATAGGGAAAAGGTTGTAAAGGCTATCGATGCTTGTATTTATTCTGATGTGGATTATTATATTGAGCATCGAGTTCTCTGGCCGAATGGAAAAATTCGGTGGTTATTAGAAAAAGGAGATGTGCTAAGGAATGAAGAGGGGGAACCCGTTCAAATGCTCGGTGTGGTTCAGGATATTACCCATATAAAAGAAGCTGAGCAGGCACTTCTTAAGTCTAAAGAAGAAGCGAATCAGGCGAATAGAGCGAAATCAGAGTTTCTCTCATCTATGAGTCACGAACTAAGAACTCCCCTGAATGCTATTTTGGGATTTTCTCAATTATTGGAACTGAATACACGAGAACCTCTCAGGGAAAAACAGAAAACTTATGTAAGTCAGATTCTCAATGGAGGAAATTATTTATTAGCCTTAATTAATGATGTTTTGGATCTAACAAAAATTGAAGCAGGTAGAATCAGTCTTTCTATGGAACCTATTGAGCTAAAAAAAGTTATAGAAGACTGTCTTGCTCTGGCTCATACCCTGGCCACTAAAAGAAGCGTTCGAATACACACTCATCTGGAAACTCCATCCTCTCTTTTTGTCATGGCGGATTTTACAAGGATAAAGCAAGTCTTACTAAATTTACTTTCGAATGCAGTAAAATATAATCACAAAGAAGGTTCTGTAATCATCAAGACCAAAATTTTGGATGATGAATATGTTCGGATTCAAGTGGATGATAGTGGTTTTGGAATTCCTGAGGAGAAGCATAAAGATTTGTTTCAATCCTTTTCGAGACTCGGACAGGAAAAATCACAGATTGAAGGTACCGGTATTGGCCTTGTGATTACAAAAAAAATTATTGAAGCAATGAATGGAAGGATGGGATTTAGCAGCGAGGGGGGGAAAGGTAGTTCATTTTGGTTTGAACTAAAATATACAATAAAAATAAAGGATTCTCCTGAAGCATCTTTACCATATGATAAGAGTATTTCTATCGGTGTAGAAAAAAAACGATTAATTATATACATAGAAGACAATCCTGCAAATATAGTCTTGATGGAAGAAGTGATTGGTAATTATCCGGGATTACAACTGATGAGTATACATAATGCTGAGTTAGGTATTGAACTTATTATCAAAGAGAAGCCGGATCTTGTTATCATGGATATAAATCTTCCCGGAATGAGTGGTATTGAAGCTATTGAAAAGATAAAAATGAATCCGGATATTAAAGATATACCCGTGATTGCCCTTTCTGCCAATGTGACTTTTTCTGATAGCAGGAAAGGGAAAGAACTTGGTTTTATGGAGTATATAGCTAAACCTATAAAGGTAAATGAACTTTTATTTACTCTACAAAAGGTGTTAAATATTTAA
- a CDS encoding GNAT family N-acetyltransferase has translation MIDNNQLHGRLVIRQLKMEDYEEIKTLQEICFPGIKPWSKEQFNSQVTVFPEGQLCVEYEKQIVASSSSLIVDFDIYGEEHSFQQVTDNAYIRNHNPEGDTLYGMEIMVHPDFRSMKLARRLYEARKQLVINMNLMRIVVGGRLPAYHLHKDKLSVREYIDRVIYKSIYDPVLTFQIANGFVLKRVIKSYLESDMESDGNATLLEWVNLDYSPDKHKRYLSSKPVRICAVQYMMRAIRSFEDFAIQCEYFVDVASNYRSDFVLFPEIFTTQLLSFIEAKRPGVAARELAGYTPQYTELFHKLSLKYNINIIGGSHFVLEDDNLYNVAFLFKRNGEIKKQYKIHITPNERKWWGVHRGDVIQVFDTDKCRIAIAICYDIEFPELVRIAVEKGAQIVFVPFCTNDREGYLRVRYCAQARCIENQIYVAIAGNVGNLPNVENMDVQYAQSAILTPSDLVFSRDGIASECTPNIETVVIHDVDLETLRRHRVTGTTLNWLDRRLDLYELKEKVDK, from the coding sequence ATGATAGATAATAACCAACTACATGGCCGTCTGGTTATTCGCCAGCTAAAGATGGAAGACTATGAAGAGATTAAAACATTGCAGGAAATTTGTTTTCCGGGGATTAAGCCCTGGTCAAAAGAGCAGTTTAACTCACAGGTTACCGTCTTTCCGGAAGGGCAATTGTGCGTAGAATACGAGAAACAAATTGTGGCTTCTTCGTCCAGTCTTATTGTTGATTTTGATATTTATGGAGAAGAGCATTCCTTTCAGCAGGTCACGGATAATGCTTATATACGAAATCATAACCCGGAGGGTGACACCTTATACGGAATGGAGATTATGGTTCATCCTGATTTTCGGAGCATGAAGTTGGCACGCCGTTTATATGAGGCCCGGAAACAACTGGTCATCAATATGAACCTGATGAGAATTGTAGTGGGCGGGAGGCTTCCGGCCTATCATTTACACAAGGATAAATTAAGTGTACGAGAATATATTGATAGAGTAATATACAAATCTATCTATGATCCTGTTTTGACATTTCAAATAGCAAATGGTTTTGTTTTAAAAAGGGTGATTAAATCCTATCTTGAATCGGATATGGAATCTGATGGTAATGCTACTCTTTTAGAATGGGTGAATCTGGACTATTCTCCCGATAAACATAAACGATATCTGAGTTCTAAACCGGTGCGAATTTGTGCTGTGCAATATATGATGAGAGCCATCCGGTCTTTTGAGGATTTTGCAATTCAGTGTGAGTATTTTGTGGATGTTGCCTCGAATTATAGGAGTGATTTTGTGTTATTTCCTGAAATTTTTACTACTCAATTACTTTCTTTTATAGAAGCCAAAAGGCCGGGTGTTGCTGCCAGAGAGTTAGCTGGCTATACACCGCAATATACAGAACTATTTCATAAGCTTTCTCTGAAATATAATATAAATATTATTGGAGGTTCTCACTTTGTTTTAGAGGATGATAATCTTTATAATGTGGCTTTTTTATTTAAGCGAAATGGAGAGATTAAAAAACAATATAAAATTCATATTACTCCTAATGAAAGAAAGTGGTGGGGAGTGCATCGTGGAGATGTAATACAGGTATTTGATACAGATAAATGTCGTATAGCCATAGCCATTTGTTATGATATAGAATTTCCGGAGTTAGTGCGGATAGCGGTAGAAAAAGGCGCTCAAATTGTTTTTGTTCCGTTTTGTACAAATGATAGGGAAGGGTACTTACGTGTACGCTATTGTGCACAGGCCAGGTGTATCGAAAATCAGATTTATGTAGCTATAGCTGGAAATGTGGGAAATCTTCCCAATGTTGAAAATATGGATGTGCAGTATGCCCAGTCAGCTATATTAACTCCTTCTGATCTGGTTTTTTCGAGGGATGGAATCGCTTCTGAATGTACTCCCAATATCGAAACAGTTGTGATTCATGATGTGGATTTGGAGACTTTAAGAAGGCATAGAGTTACCGGAACTACATTGAACTGGTTAGATAGAAGACTTGATCTCTATGAGTTAAAAGAAAAGGTCGATAAATAA
- a CDS encoding FYDLN acid domain-containing protein, with product MINFVKGIRMMQIAESGIAKKQSKPTGKKVDKRTSIHMEEKKISSPISKTELGKKHSCFQCSGKFYDMGKEKAVCPKCGADQANKPVSKQRIPVKARQEFEVSDSEFDDELILDKTNNLDEDDDTILEEEDN from the coding sequence ATGATCAACTTTGTAAAAGGGATACGAATGATGCAAATTGCAGAGTCTGGTATTGCAAAAAAACAAAGCAAGCCTACAGGGAAGAAAGTGGACAAAAGGACTTCAATTCATATGGAAGAGAAAAAAATTTCAAGTCCTATCAGTAAAACAGAGTTAGGAAAAAAGCATAGCTGCTTCCAATGTTCTGGAAAATTTTATGATATGGGAAAAGAAAAAGCCGTATGTCCGAAATGTGGTGCCGATCAGGCCAATAAACCTGTGTCCAAGCAAAGAATTCCGGTCAAAGCCAGACAGGAATTCGAAGTAAGCGACTCAGAGTTTGATGATGAACTCATCCTCGACAAGACAAATAATTTGGATGAGGACGATGATACAATTTTGGAGGAAGAGGATAATTAG
- the miaA gene encoding tRNA (adenosine(37)-N6)-dimethylallyltransferase MiaA, translating into MSRKLCILTAPTGAGKSSLISELDPERFEILSFDSRQVYQVLEVGTAKPSLSLRNKIPHHLVDFLPPDEEINAAKFTQKAFLALEEVYSKGKIPLITCGTGFYLKAFLNGMFEFASGSFELRKDLESLSREERWFQLEEKDPEACKKINYNDDYRVCRALEIVISSGKKWSEAKPDTSQSFFSRYPGTEIQGFFIHHERAVLYERINRRVKEMIEAGIIEETKNVIDRFGKNCPALKSLGYNFAVENIQGKIDIGIFYELFSRSHRNYAKKQITWFKKEVTLKPVSWNSALEEIKKIGERP; encoded by the coding sequence ATTAGTCGTAAACTATGTATCCTGACAGCACCCACAGGTGCTGGAAAATCTTCACTCATAAGCGAACTGGACCCGGAAAGGTTCGAAATTTTATCTTTTGACTCGCGGCAGGTTTATCAGGTTCTGGAAGTAGGAACTGCTAAACCTTCCCTTTCTCTTCGAAACAAAATTCCCCATCATCTTGTTGATTTCCTTCCTCCCGATGAAGAAATAAATGCAGCTAAATTTACCCAAAAAGCCTTCCTCGCTTTAGAAGAAGTCTATTCAAAAGGAAAAATCCCTCTCATTACCTGCGGAACCGGCTTTTACTTGAAAGCCTTTTTAAATGGAATGTTTGAATTTGCATCCGGTTCTTTTGAGTTAAGGAAAGATTTAGAAAGTCTGAGTCGAGAAGAGCGCTGGTTCCAATTAGAAGAAAAAGATCCCGAGGCCTGTAAAAAAATCAATTATAACGACGATTATAGAGTCTGCCGGGCTCTTGAAATTGTAATCAGTAGTGGAAAAAAGTGGTCAGAAGCCAAACCCGATACTTCTCAAAGCTTCTTTTCTCGGTATCCTGGTACAGAGATACAGGGCTTCTTTATTCACCATGAAAGAGCTGTTCTCTATGAAAGGATTAACAGGAGAGTGAAGGAAATGATTGAAGCAGGAATTATCGAAGAAACAAAAAATGTGATAGACAGATTTGGAAAAAACTGCCCCGCTTTAAAATCACTGGGATACAATTTTGCGGTTGAAAATATACAGGGAAAAATCGATATTGGGATATTCTATGAGTTATTTTCCAGGTCACATAGAAACTATGCCAAGAAACAAATAACATGGTTTAAAAAGGAAGTCACGCTTAAACCTGTGTCCTGGAATTCCGCCTTGGAAGAAATAAAAAAAATAGGGGAGAGACCATAA
- the hfq gene encoding RNA chaperone Hfq, producing MSAKNNIQDHILNTARKDKVELTVYLLNGVPLKGRVTSFDNFTFILEQDGKEGKQQLVYKHAVSTIIPSKTIKLQPDDSKDNREQKETGGE from the coding sequence ATGTCTGCTAAAAATAACATACAGGATCATATCCTAAATACAGCACGGAAAGATAAAGTTGAGTTAACTGTTTACCTTTTAAATGGGGTACCGCTAAAAGGAAGAGTTACCAGCTTTGATAACTTCACTTTCATTCTTGAGCAGGATGGAAAAGAAGGAAAGCAGCAGCTTGTATACAAACACGCTGTTTCCACAATTATTCCTTCAAAAACGATAAAGCTCCAACCGGATGATAGCAAGGATAACAGGGAACAAAAAGAAACTGGCGGAGAATAA
- a CDS encoding mannose-1-phosphate guanylyltransferase, whose product MNQDKPVVLILAGGIGERFWPRSRRNLPKQLLKIYSNKTLLKETLNRALSLTSPDRIFIGTNLFLKKMILEQEKSFSEKNFIIEPEGKNTAAIIALASLHFQQKFGDPVQVVLSSDAYINPVKEFTATMKSAIIEAKEGSLVLLGVKPNRPETGYGYISAGKPTYTGFLVNAFFEKPDFKTAKKYIQRKTMYWNPGIFTWKTSVILQELEKYAPYIIGPLKSAFPFKKIGELAATFKLLPSEPIDKALMEKSTNIKMVKASFAWDDVGSWLSLERIQEETDGNFHAGKKAFYFKSTGNITSVKKELITFLGVNNLVVVEEEDVLFISSREGLDDIKLMLAEMRKNRGLQKYLD is encoded by the coding sequence ATGAATCAAGATAAACCTGTTGTTTTAATCCTGGCCGGTGGAATCGGTGAAAGGTTTTGGCCCCGTTCCAGAAGAAACCTACCCAAGCAATTACTAAAAATTTATTCAAACAAAACCCTGCTCAAAGAAACTTTAAACCGTGCCTTAAGCCTGACAAGCCCCGACAGAATTTTTATAGGCACCAATCTTTTTTTAAAGAAAATGATCCTCGAACAGGAAAAGTCTTTTTCCGAAAAAAACTTCATTATTGAACCCGAAGGAAAGAATACCGCCGCTATCATTGCCCTCGCGTCTCTGCATTTCCAGCAAAAGTTTGGCGATCCGGTTCAGGTAGTCCTTTCTTCCGATGCGTATATCAACCCGGTAAAAGAATTTACAGCCACAATGAAATCGGCAATTATCGAGGCCAAAGAAGGGAGTCTGGTTCTCTTAGGAGTAAAGCCCAATCGACCGGAAACCGGATACGGCTATATTTCAGCCGGAAAACCCACCTATACAGGTTTTCTGGTAAATGCCTTTTTTGAGAAACCCGACTTCAAAACAGCGAAAAAATACATACAAAGAAAAACTATGTACTGGAACCCGGGAATTTTTACCTGGAAAACCAGTGTTATCCTTCAGGAGCTTGAAAAATACGCTCCCTATATAATCGGCCCTTTAAAATCAGCCTTTCCGTTTAAGAAAATTGGAGAACTGGCTGCAACTTTCAAGCTTTTACCTTCCGAACCTATTGATAAAGCCCTCATGGAAAAAAGTACGAATATAAAAATGGTAAAAGCCAGTTTTGCCTGGGATGATGTCGGTTCCTGGCTTTCCCTCGAAAGAATACAGGAAGAAACCGATGGGAACTTTCATGCCGGAAAGAAAGCCTTTTACTTTAAATCGACCGGGAATATAACCTCTGTAAAAAAAGAACTTATTACCTTTCTCGGGGTAAACAATCTCGTGGTCGTAGAAGAAGAAGATGTTCTATTTATTTCCTCCAGAGAGGGCTTAGATGATATAAAACTCATGTTAGCAGAAATGCGGAAAAATAGAGGTTTACAAAAATATTTAGATTAA
- a CDS encoding purine-binding chemotaxis protein CheW has protein sequence MPSHDNSHLNDQYITFTIGEEDYAISISNVEEIVKVTNLIKVPKSKDYFVGLMDNRGNIVNLIDLSKKIMNKKSTEREINRAIIVKIKGKSLGVVVDKVSHVVHFTSAQIDPPPPSVKGISSRYIIGVAKKDNRFIIIMDIEKILSSDELSEVVEFKL, from the coding sequence ATGCCATCACATGATAATAGCCATTTAAATGATCAGTACATCACCTTTACTATCGGTGAAGAAGATTACGCTATTTCCATCTCCAATGTCGAAGAGATTGTTAAAGTTACGAACCTGATTAAGGTTCCCAAATCAAAGGACTACTTTGTTGGTTTAATGGACAATCGGGGAAATATTGTAAACCTGATTGACCTCAGTAAGAAAATTATGAATAAAAAGTCTACAGAGAGAGAAATCAACCGGGCTATTATTGTTAAAATAAAAGGAAAGTCCCTCGGAGTAGTTGTAGATAAAGTATCGCATGTGGTTCATTTCACCTCAGCTCAAATCGATCCACCTCCTCCCTCGGTAAAAGGTATTTCTTCCCGGTATATAATAGGTGTAGCCAAAAAAGATAATCGCTTCATTATTATCATGGATATCGAAAAAATCCTATCTTCTGATGAATTATCAGAAGTAGTCGAGTTTAAATTATAA
- a CDS encoding ATP-binding protein, with protein MACEIFEPELEKELCHLSSLGLSGNLDDFVSWLHMSFLMKTGEEVEFSKENVGKILDKLIQCHDLYKGGFDNKEFCLKSDSKLMPLKLNEDRFTILGHSKFSPIQFVKSRLEFFLTFNGVSEEDIIDISIATIEAVENAVKYGDGNEVDVDYYIEQTQRIFHISVTNKIKEFELDEEIERGKYSAKITLMRGVMVMQKLFDQIDLSIIEDKKQARLTAIKKIPA; from the coding sequence ATGGCTTGCGAAATATTTGAACCAGAACTAGAGAAAGAACTCTGCCATTTATCATCCCTTGGCCTTTCCGGTAATTTGGATGATTTTGTTAGCTGGTTACACATGAGTTTTTTGATGAAAACGGGAGAAGAAGTAGAATTTTCCAAAGAGAATGTCGGGAAAATTCTTGATAAGCTGATTCAGTGTCATGACCTCTACAAAGGTGGTTTTGATAATAAAGAGTTTTGTCTGAAGTCTGATTCAAAATTAATGCCATTGAAATTAAATGAAGATAGATTTACTATCCTCGGACATTCTAAGTTCTCCCCCATTCAATTCGTAAAAAGCCGCCTGGAGTTCTTCTTAACCTTCAATGGAGTATCTGAGGAAGATATTATCGATATCAGTATTGCAACCATCGAAGCCGTCGAAAATGCAGTAAAGTATGGTGATGGAAACGAAGTAGATGTAGACTATTATATCGAGCAAACCCAGAGAATCTTTCACATAAGTGTTACCAATAAAATCAAAGAGTTTGAATTAGACGAGGAAATCGAAAGAGGAAAGTACTCTGCCAAAATAACCCTTATGCGGGGAGTCATGGTAATGCAAAAGCTTTTTGATCAAATCGATCTCTCCATTATTGAAGATAAAAAACAGGCGAGATTAACTGCCATTAAGAAAATTCCGGCTTAA
- the uvrB gene encoding excinuclease ABC subunit UvrB, whose product MSIFTLHSPYEPAGDQKKAIQQIHKAYQNGENKVTLVGVTGSGKTFTMAQVIKELAKPTLVISHNKTLAAQLFREFKEFFPENAVEYFVSYYDYYQPEAYVPTTDTFIEKDMSLNEEIDKLRLRATSSLLERDDVIIISSVSCIYGLGSPDEYSKALLMLKTGEEIDRNTLIKKLLHIQYQRNDTDFSRGNFRVRGDTIEVMPAYHEDAIRIEMFGDEIEQISRIHPLTGKIISRQEKLAIYPAKHFITSSPMLKEAITLIREELKERLIHYKKSNKPLEAERIESRTNYDMEMLSELGYCSGIENYSRHLTGRKEGERPACLLDYFQKDFLVIIDESHVTVPQIGGMYAGDRARKETLVDFGFRLPSALDNRPLNFKEFETLAKSVLFVSATPAEYELKESSSIVEQIIRPTGLLDPEIEVRPVSNQVDDLFGEIQKRKEKGERVLVTTLTKKMSEDLCDYFLDLGLKVAYLHSEVETIERVEIIRDLRKGVYDCLIGINLLREGLDIPEVSLVAILDADKEGFLRNYKSLIQTIGRAARNVEGKAILYAEKTTRSMQEAIDETRRRRKIQEDHNKKFGITPKTIRKEIQDIISREKSEPNNEEILLNEIDRDFNLKKYKTKEKLREKLKEAMLQAARELNFEKAALLRDKMLKL is encoded by the coding sequence ATGAGTATTTTTACCTTACATTCTCCCTATGAACCGGCCGGAGATCAAAAAAAAGCAATCCAACAAATCCATAAAGCTTATCAGAACGGAGAGAATAAAGTAACCTTAGTTGGGGTTACAGGTTCCGGAAAAACCTTTACCATGGCACAGGTCATTAAGGAACTGGCCAAGCCTACTCTCGTTATCTCACATAATAAAACCCTGGCAGCTCAACTATTCCGTGAATTTAAAGAATTTTTTCCGGAAAATGCTGTAGAATATTTTGTATCTTATTACGATTATTATCAACCGGAAGCCTATGTCCCCACTACCGACACCTTTATAGAAAAAGACATGTCTTTGAATGAGGAGATAGACAAGCTTCGTCTTCGGGCAACCTCTTCCCTACTAGAACGGGATGACGTAATTATTATAAGCTCTGTTTCCTGTATTTATGGACTCGGTTCGCCGGATGAATACTCTAAAGCTCTATTGATGCTGAAAACCGGTGAAGAAATCGATAGAAACACTCTCATCAAAAAACTATTACACATTCAATATCAAAGAAATGATACCGATTTTTCACGTGGAAATTTCCGGGTCAGAGGAGATACAATTGAAGTGATGCCGGCTTACCATGAAGATGCTATCCGCATTGAAATGTTCGGAGATGAAATCGAGCAAATCTCCCGGATTCATCCCCTTACCGGTAAAATTATATCAAGGCAGGAAAAATTAGCCATTTATCCGGCCAAACACTTTATCACCTCTTCACCCATGTTAAAAGAAGCCATTACTTTAATTCGAGAAGAATTAAAAGAAAGACTTATCCATTATAAGAAGAGCAATAAACCTCTTGAAGCCGAACGAATTGAATCCAGAACCAACTACGATATGGAAATGCTCAGCGAGCTCGGATACTGTAGTGGAATAGAGAATTACTCCCGCCATTTAACCGGGAGAAAGGAAGGAGAAAGACCGGCCTGCCTGCTCGACTACTTTCAAAAAGATTTCCTGGTAATTATCGATGAATCACACGTAACCGTACCTCAGATTGGAGGAATGTATGCAGGAGACCGGGCCAGAAAAGAAACCCTGGTCGACTTCGGTTTTCGCCTTCCCTCTGCTCTGGATAATCGTCCCTTAAACTTCAAAGAGTTCGAAACCTTAGCTAAAAGTGTTCTCTTTGTTTCAGCCACCCCGGCAGAATACGAGCTGAAAGAATCCTCTTCTATAGTAGAACAGATTATCCGACCCACAGGACTTCTCGATCCGGAAATAGAAGTCAGACCGGTTTCCAACCAGGTAGATGACCTTTTCGGAGAGATTCAAAAACGAAAAGAAAAAGGAGAACGTGTTTTAGTAACCACTTTAACCAAGAAAATGTCGGAAGATCTCTGTGATTATTTCTTAGACCTGGGTTTAAAAGTAGCGTATCTGCATTCTGAAGTGGAAACCATAGAGCGGGTAGAAATAATTCGAGATTTACGAAAGGGAGTTTATGATTGTCTCATCGGGATTAACCTTTTACGAGAAGGTCTGGACATTCCGGAAGTATCCCTGGTTGCCATTCTTGATGCCGATAAAGAAGGCTTTTTACGTAATTATAAATCTCTTATCCAGACCATAGGCCGTGCGGCAAGAAACGTAGAAGGAAAAGCCATTCTTTACGCCGAAAAAACCACCCGCTCTATGCAAGAAGCTATAGACGAAACGAGAAGAAGAAGGAAAATCCAGGAAGACCATAATAAGAAGTTTGGAATTACTCCAAAAACTATTCGTAAGGAAATACAGGATATTATTAGCCGGGAAAAATCAGAGCCAAACAATGAAGAAATCCTTTTAAATGAGATTGACAGGGATTTCAACTTGAAAAAGTATAAAACTAAGGAAAAGCTCCGTGAAAAGCTAAAAGAAGCAATGCTTCAGGCAGCACGGGAATTAAATTTTGAAAAAGCTGCTCTTTTACGTGATAAAATGTTGAAGCTGTAA